ccagtgtgaccTCGCTGATGTTCAATCAGTTGatatgaccgagtgaatcccttcccacaatatGAGCAGgcaaatggcctctccccggtgtgaactctctgatgtattTTCAAGTCAGATGACCGTGTGAACTCCttctcacagtctgagcaggtgaatggtttctccccagtgtggactcgctgatgtACATTAAGGCCAGATAAACGTGTGAatttcttcccacaatctgagcaggtgaacggttccTTCCCAGTGTGAATAAGCTGATGTACTTTCAAGTCAGATGACCGTGTGaactccttcccacagtctgagcaggtgaatggcctttctccagtgtgaactcgctgatgttccttcagttgagatgaccaagtgaatctatTCCCACATACTGAACagatgaatggtttctccccagtgtgaactcgctgatgtctcaagagctgagatgactgagtgaatcccttcccacattcggaGCATgcgaatggcctctctccagtgtgaactcgctgatgtaccttcagttgagatgaccgaatgaatcccttcccacattcagagcaggagaacggcctctccccagtgtgaagttgctgatgttccttcagttgagatgaccaagtgaatcccttcccacattctgagcagatgaatggtttctccccagtgtgaactcgctggtgtctcaagagctgagatgactgagtgaatcccttcccacattcggagcatgtgaatagcctctccccagtgtgaactcgctgatgtaccttcagttgagttGACCGagcaaatcctttcccacattcagagcaggagaatggcctctcccaagtgtgaactcgctgatgttccttcagttgagatgaccgagtgaatcccttaccacattctgaacagatgaatggtttctccccagtatgaactcgctggtgactcaagagctgagatgactgagtgaatccattcccacattcagagcacgtgaatggcctctccccagtgtgaactcgttgatgtatCTTCAGCTGAGATGaccgagtaaatcccttcccacattcagagcacgtgaatggcctctctccagtgtgaagttGTCGAtgtgccttcagttgagatgaccgagtgaattccttaccacattctgagcaagtgaaggGCCTCTGCCAAGTGTGAACTCGGTAGTGCCTCACAAGtttggatgattgagtgaatcccttcccacattcagagcagctgaACAGTTTCTGcccggtgtgaattcgctgatgcacattcagttgagatgatgaagtgaatcccttcccacattcagagcatgtgaaaggtttctgcccagtgtgaaatAACTTGTGTCTCAGTAGATGAGATGGccgagtgaaccccttcccacagtctgagcaggtgaatggcctctccccagtgtgaacaaacTGATGTTCTAGCAGGTGATTTgcctgactgaatcccttcccacattcagagcatgtgaaaggcctctccccagtgtgaactcgctggtgtctctgtagtttgGATGagtgagtaaatcccttcccacagtctgtgcaggtgaacggcatcttctcagtgtgaacttgctgatgttcaTTCAGTAGAGATGACTGGACTGAACCCTTTCCCACATTCAAAGCAGGTGAATGATTTCTCCCCAGTTTGAACTTGCTGGTGTCACTGTGGTGTGGCTGATTGTGTGAGTGCCTTCCCACATCTGAGCAGGTCACTGTCCTCTCACAGGTGAGCTTTAGCATCAATAACAGAATGATTTGCTTCCCGCAGTCAGAAAAGGTGGAGCATCACACTAtgatgtgaacttgctgatataTCTTCAGGCTGGATGACAGAGTAGTtccacacacagagcaggtgaatgtccactccccactgtgaactcactggcgtgtctgtgggtaggctgtgagtgaatcccatcccacactgagagaaggagaatgatatcTCACTGCAATCAATTCTCTGGCAATTCAGAAAATCAGATGTTTGAATCCCTTGTACAATCAATGcagttgaagaactgatctccagtgaacaaatgctggtgtgttctcagcaccccggttccagtggatttcactgagttacaacagaaaacttcatttcagaCACAAAATATATTGCCAGCTGTGATGAAATAATTCTTCATCTCCAAGGATTGAAAACAGATATGCTGGTGTTGCAAAGAAAGTATTTTCTCACTCCTTAAATATTTGGACAGAGAGAGCAACAATATAttgttgtgtttgagattcccataCACAAGTGTTCTGCCAGTTAAAACCTGTAAAAATATTTGCAAAAgacatcagtgggtgaaggacaatatTTCAGGTGAGATTTTAGTCTGTTGTGAGAAAgtaaggagcaggagtaggcatctagcccatcgagcctgctccaccatttaataagatcatggctgatggaCCACCTGTCCACCtgtctgccttttcctcataccccttaattcccctactatgcaaaaatctatcaaaccttgtcttaaataaatTTACTGTAGTGgcatccactgcttcattgggcaaagaaatccacagattcgcccccccctctgggaaaagcagttcctcctcatctccatcccaaaTGCCCCGAATCTTGaaacctccagttctagtctcacctaccagtggaaacaactttcctgttgTTTCCAAACCAAATATGAccatatctatccctttcatacttttacatgtttctataagatctcctctcaatgtGAGCTCTGGTATCACAATTTTACCCAGTTCAACTCAAGTTGAGATAtagcccaggctactgtgggaagtgaggtagGAGATTACTGCCTCTGGCAATGGCATTtgtatcatcaatagggatgggaacagtaccagaggattggaagacattgttcccttgttcaagaaagggagcagaggtaacccaggaaattatagaccagtgagtcttacttcaatggtggacaacgttgttggagaagatcctaggAGGCAGGacgtatgaacatttggagagacataatctgattaggcgtaatcagcatggctttgtcaagatcAGGACATGCCTTAAGAACCAGATTGGATTCTTTTAGAGGATGTTACAAAGCACACTGATATAGTAGAGCATTGGATGTAGTGTACATAGTTTTCAGTAAGACTTTTGATAAGGTTCCTCttgtgaggctcattcagaaagtaatgaggcaaggatccaaggagaccttgctttgtgaacCCACAACTGGCTtgttcacagaaggcaaaggatggttgtagatggtttgtattctgcatggaggacggtgactagtggtgttccacaggggtctgttctgggacccatcctctttgtaatttttacaaATGAATTTGATGAGGAAGTATAAGGGCGGGTttgtaagtttactgatgacacaaatgttgggggtgttgtggttgtcagaggttacactgGGAAATCgaaaggatgcaaaattgggctgagaagtggcaaatggagttcaacccagtggttcattttggttggtcacatttgaagacagaatacaaatTAGGACTCGGCAACGCGATCTTGGTGTCTGTGTCAATAGTACATGCAAAGCTACTCTgcaggttgacaatgttgttaagaaggtctTCATCAACTAAGggactgagttcaaaagccatgaggtaatgaTACAGATATATAaggccttagttagaccccacttttGTACTTaattcaattctggtcaactcacTACAGGCAGGATGAGGATActgtagaaagagtgcagaggagatttacaaggatgtttggagagcatgccttatgagaatagattgattGAACTTTGGAGTGAccaaagatgagaggtgacctgatagatagaggtgaataaaatgatgagggacattgattGTGCAGataggccttttcccagggctgaaatggctaacacgaggggcatagttttaaggtgcttggaaataggtacaaggaGGATGACAGcggtatgtttttcacacagtgaTGGGTACGTTGAATGCACTGCGAAGGTGGCAGAGGTGGATCTTTTAAGCGactcatagataggcacatggagcttaagaaaatagagggctatatggttGGGAAATTTCTCAATTCATTTTCACCGtctgtacaacattgtgggctgaagggcaagtaatgtactgtagatttctatgtttctatatgaacTCCTCCTTTTCTAACAAGACAAGGAGGCATCCAGAGTGACCATCAAGTTCTCTGAATGTATTGTTGTCTGTATGAGAATGGGCTATTTCTGCTTTCAATCAACCTGTGACTTGGCTCAATTTGTCTCTGTCGTTAGTGATTATTTCAATTTCTGGTCATGTTCCACAACAGTACAAAGAGCACTTGTTACTACATGTATGATCCCGGAGATTTTCTAATTACTCAGATTCACTCCACCCAGCTGTTTAAGAGTGATGAACCCACCAATTGCAATGCCAATGAACATGAAGGGGAAGGCATTAGTTATTCTCATTGGAGTGGAGTGTGGCATTTTTGTGACGTGAAAGCCACAAGCCACTTGTTATTGAACACAAGGGTGTTTCATACCATCATCTACCCAGAGAGAAGTAAAACcagctggattttttttctttccatacAGCACTAATTGATATTTTTACCTATTGGAAGTTAGACTCTTCATCGGAGATTAACTGGAAAATATATTTTTGTTACGAGTTACTAATCCTTGGATTTATATAGCTGGAGTTCCGCAGTGTTTGGGAGATATTCTACCGACTGTAAGGGGCCAACGCTGGCAGTGTCACCAATGGATACTTCTTTCCCCAGAAGGCCCCACGAACGAGAAACCTGCCCGCCGCCGAAGGATCCAGCGATGCGCATGCGCCGCAGAAATGGCGGCGGCTAGAGCGCTCATCAGCCGAAAGCTACCCGGAGCCCgagtacggatcgtggggctgaaaGAGGGAAAGGACCGGGACTGTCCATGGGTGCAGGACCTCACAGTATTAGTCCTTCAATCGCGGTTTGGACGCCGATGATTAATTCCCGCCCGCAGCCCTCTCCTACCTCTGGCCGATCCTTATGAGCCTCTCGCCTACTGAGCGCTTGCGCGATATTTGGATTCGGTCAGACCTCTGCGCATGCGCAGTCGATCAAACGGGAAACTATCAGCTGATgcggaaatcctgagcaacatgcAGAATGCTGCCGGAAAGTTAGGTGGGCTGACAGCGCCTATGGAGAGGAGtgaacagtcggcgtttcagaccgACACCAATCCTtaggacttgaaaggaagggacggagtgaggtgataggtgaaaccgagagagggtgaggggtgaagttcaccatataacaattacagcacggaaacaggccatcacggcTCTTCTAGTGCGTGCCGAACgcttagtcccacctacctgcactcagcccataaccctccattcctttcctgtccatatatctatccaattttttttaaatgacaaaatcgaacctgcctcgatcacttctactggaagcttgttccacacagctaccactctctaagtaaagaagttccccctcgtgttacccctaaacttttgccccttaactcaactcatgtcctcgtgtttgaacctcccctactctcaatggaaaaagcctatccacgtcaactctatccatccccctcataattttaaatacctctatcaagtcccccctcaaccttctatgttccaaagaataaagacctgacttgttcaacctttctctgtaacttaggtgctgaaacccaggtaacattctagtaaatctcctctgtactctctctattttgttgacatctttcctataattcggtgactagaactgtacacaatactccaaatttggcctcaccaatgccttgtacaattttaacattacatcccaactcctatactcaatggtctgatttataaaggccagcataccaaaagctttcttcaccaccctatccacatgagattccacctttagggaactatgcaccattattcctagatcactctgttctactgcattcctcagtgccctaccatttaccatgtatgtcctattttgatttgtcctaccaaaatgtagcacctcacacttatcagcattaaacgccatctaccatctttcagcccactcttctaactggcctaaatctctctgcaagctttgaagacctacttcattatccacaacgccacctatcttagtatcatctgcatacttactaatccaatttaccagcccatcatccagatcattaatgtatatgacaaacaacattggaccgagtacagatccctgaggcacaccactagtcaccggcctccaacctgacgaacagttatccaccactactctctggcatctcccatccagccactgttgaatccattttactacttcaatattaatacctaacgattgaaccttcctaactaaccttccatgcggaaccttgttacTGAAGTCcagatagacaacatccactgctttaccctcatcaactttcctagtaatctcttcaaaaaattcaataagatttgtcaaacatgaccttccacacacaaatccatgttgactgttcctaatcagaccctgtctgtccagataattatatacaccatctctaagaatactttccattaatttactcaccactgacatcaaacttacaggcccataattgctaggtttactcttagaactctttttaaacaatggaaccacatgagcaatacgccaatcctccggcaccatccctgtttctaatgacatttgaaatatttctgtcagagcccctgctatttctacactaacttccctcaaggtcctagggaacatcctgtcaggacctggagacttatccacttttatattctttaaaagctctagtacttcctcttctttaatcatcatagtttccataactaccctacttgtttcccttaccttacacaattcaatatccttctccttgatgaataccgatgaaaagaaattgttcaaaatctcccccatcccaTGAAGTGGGaggatcctcaccctcccacttcaggatatcttggacacgatcagaaacatcccggaccctggcaccagggaggcaaactaccatctgggtctcctgattacgtccacagaatcgcctatctgaccccctaactatcgagtcccctattactacagccttcctcttcctttccccacccttCTGAGCTACGGGGccatctgggaagttgattggtgagtgagataaaggtctggagaataataataataacaataataaatattttTGATCCTAACTGGTGAATTCTTTCAttgcagcagcaacatttaaaaacacacttagcagtgtgcagagtttactaaaaataaaataaagaataataatatacacaataataatgtaccaatgtgcaataataatgtatgaaataataatgCAGAGACAATTGAACTaagatgtgtgttctcctgtcgcaGAAAATAAACTGTGGTATACGCTTactgcatttggtaggaaagagtTTCTGTAACAATCCTTGTGACACAAATGTGATTCTGACAATGCCATCAGCATGATCCCAGTGGGAGTGAGCTCGCTGCAACAGGTAGATGATGACATCATTTACACCCTCATGAcgttggtaggcaaactgcagaggGTCCAAGGTAAGTCTGGATCAGACCTTCAACACAAGATGTGAGGGCAATTGGTCTGTAGTCATTAAGTTCAGATGGAGTTGCTGTATTGGGTAAAGGAACCAAGCAGGAAGTCTTTCACAGCACCATTATCTTTTCCTGACTCAGTCTCAGATTGTAAAGGTGCGACATAATATGAGACAGCAGGCTTGCACAGGCCTTCAGTACCCTGGGGCTGAtgctgtcagacgggtcagcagatgtggtctcaccgtctgtctcctaccctgacctgcagtcactgtcagacgggtcagcagatgtggtctcaccgtctgtctcctaccctgacctgcagtcactgtcagacgggtcagcagatctGGTCTCACcgtctgtctcctaccctgacctgcagtcactgtcagacgggtcagcagatctGGTCTCACcgtctgtctcctaccctgacctgcagtcactgtcagacgggtcagcagatgtggtctcaccgtctgtctcctaccctgacctgcagtcactgtcagacgggtcagcagatgtggtctcaccgtctgtctcctaccctgacctgcagtcactgtcagacgggtcagcagatgtggtctcaccgtctgtctcctaccctgacctgcagtcactgtcaaacgggtcagcagatgtggtctcaccatctgtctcctaccctgacctgcagtcactgtcagacgagATACTCCAAGCTACTCACACTCTGAGATGGCGTGGCGCTAGTGGCAGCTTGTCGCAGCAGCTTCTTTGTTTTGCCATTTTTCATATTATTTTATGGTACttttatattttttgtgtgttattgTGTGCCAGGACCATTTCTGACAGTGACCGTGTGTGTGGATGTTGTGCCTGGATGCTTGAATTgcgcccagtcaggagatgaggtCTTCCTCCTCCGACCAGTGCTGAGCGTTGCTAGAACAGTCTAATACCAGAGATCACCATTAAGATTAAAACTTTCATCCATTGATGACCTTTGCAGAATTTTGACAGCGCGGAAAAGGCaaagtgtttgtgtgtgggaaTGTCAAACAGAACAGTACGTCAGTTCTGTTGTGTCCGTCAGTTCACCAGCACTCGAATGTGGAggaggagatgctggagaagacagcacACCTGATGTGGCAAGGAGTATCCGAATATGTGTACACGTTCATGATCTGACGTGATGAATGGCCAGTCTGTTGGTAGCGGTGGGATGTCATTCACTGTCTCTCATTTTTTTTAGGGATTCACTAGGCCATTGTACCtgcagcaaattcacactggggagagaccgctCGCCTGCTCAGTGCGTGAGGAAGGATTCATCCAAACAGCAGATCTGCAGAAATACCAAGGAGATCACACTGGGAAGAGCCTGTACACCCGCCCCATCCATGGGAAAGGATTCACCCAAACATCCGACTTCAGAAATACCAGGctggtcacactgtggggagcccgttcacctgctccgagtgTGGGAAGGGTTCATTCAGTTACCCAAACTACTGAAACACTAGCCATTTCATACAGCTGTACACCTGTTTGGAGAGTGGGCTGCGcttcattcagttaacccaccttgagACGCTCCAGTGTGTTCAAATAAGTAGAGGCCACACTTCTGTCCTGAGTGAGCACAGAGATTTACTCAGTCAACCCACCTGCtgaaacaccagcaacttcacaccAGGAAGTTCAAGAAAGCTGTCTGTTAAATGCTTAAACATGATGGTGACTAAATCCAGTTGTGAGTTGACGAGGAAGTGTTAAtgtcagattctgcagatactgcagCAGCTCCTCATACCCAGGTCTGAACCCTGGTCACTCAGCATTGCAGGGGATTGTTAGACCAGAactccataagatacaggagcacattcaggtcattcggcccattgagtctgcactggcATTTCATCAGGGCTCAATGTCGGTTCATTGCTCAACACCCAATCTGGAATAGCTGATCTCCAATAGGTTCAACCACCAGCTGCTCTGAACAGACATCTCGTAGGCAGTCTACAAATTTCCCTCTTGGTAATCAACACTGACCTGAttatcccccatgactatcataactttGCAACTTTGACTtgcattttctgtctcctgttgtaatttgtagaccacatcattACGACTGTTAGGGGTCTGTATATAAACTCACTTGGGATTTTATTACACTTAAAGTTTCTTCGCTCTATCCACAGAGtatctacatcttctgatcttatgtcgCCTCTTTCTTTCAATGATTTGGTTTCATATTTACCAGCAGACCCACCCACCCCATTTGCCtacctacctgtccttttgatacaatatgaCTCCTTGAATGTTAAGTTCCTAGCTATAATCTTCCGTCAGCCACATAGAGTGATGCACACAATTCACATCATGCTACTAGTTCACTCTGTTATTATGTATGCTGCGCACATACAAATAGAACACTTTCTGTCATGCATTCAACACTCTTATTGATGTTGTCCCACTTTAATGCTGCAACTCATTccattgactgtaattttgctgACATCAGCCTCCCCTTGCTAGTACTCTCACAGCACAGTACGTCTATTTGccaaccaactacctcatcctcagcactatctctcCGGTTTCCATTCCTTTGACAAATTATTTTAAACACTAGCTCTAACAACcctgcccacgagaatattggACACTGCCAGAtttaggtgcaacccgtcccctTTGAACAGATTGttccttccctagaagagatcccaatgttccAAAAATGTGATCCATTGcctctgcaccagtttctcagccacacattcatctgctgaATCATCCTGTTCTTACCTTCACTGATGTATGGCGTGGGCAGCAGTCCTGAGACTATTAACCTGGATCACCTACTTTTAAGCTTTCTACCCAGCCACCTAAAAAGTCTCTTGAGGATTTCCTTATGCTTCCTATCCATGTGATTGatgccaacatgtaccaagacttctggctgctcaccctccaccTTCAGAGTGCTGTAGACCCAATCCGAGACATCCTTGA
The nucleotide sequence above comes from Hypanus sabinus isolate sHypSab1 chromosome 11, sHypSab1.hap1, whole genome shotgun sequence. Encoded proteins:
- the LOC132402313 gene encoding oocyte zinc finger protein XlCOF6-like, producing MLKLTCERTVTCSDVGRHSHNQPHHSDTSKFKLGRNHSPALNVGKGSVQSSLLNEHQQVHTEKMPFTCTDCGKGFTHSSKLQRHQRVHTGERPFTCSECGKGFSQANHLLEHQFVHTGERPFTCSDCGKGFTRPSHLLRHKLFHTGQKPFTCSECGKGFTSSSQLNVHQRIHTGQKLFSCSECGKGFTQSSKLVRHYRVHTWQRPFTCSECGKEFTRSSQLKAHRQLHTGERPFTCSECGKGFTRSSQLKIHQRVHTGERPFTCSECGNGFTQSSQLLSHQRVHTGEKPFICSECGKGFTRSSQLKEHQRVHTWERPFSCSECGKGFARSTQLKVHQRVHTGERLFTCSECGKGFTQSSQLLRHQRVHTGEKPFICSECGKGFTWSSQLKEHQQLHTGERPFSCSECGKGFIRSSQLKVHQRVHTGERPFACSECGKGFTQSSQLLRHQRVHTGEKPFICSVCGNRFTWSSQLKEHQRVHTGERPFTCSDCGKEFTRSSDLKVHQLIHTGKEPFTCSDCGKKFTRLSGLNVHQRVHTGEKPFTCSDCEKEFTRSSDLKIHQRVHTGERPFACSYCGKGFTRSYQLIEHQRGHTGERLFPCSDCGKGFNRSSQLIEHQRVHTGEKPFRCSECGRGFTQSSSLVRHSRIHTGEKPFSCSECGEEFTQSSDFKVHQQIHTGGPHSPVQDMGKVSLRLLN